One genomic segment of Chloroflexota bacterium includes these proteins:
- a CDS encoding SCO4226 family nickel-binding protein produces MATFMDVHSGFVGVTAQQLREAHERDLAIERDESVHFERAWLDAESGKVFCLSHGPSRESVMRIHERAGHPTAEVYELTTEVA; encoded by the coding sequence ATGGCGACATTCATGGATGTCCACAGCGGGTTCGTCGGCGTCACAGCGCAGCAACTCAGGGAAGCCCACGAGCGAGATCTCGCGATCGAGCGGGACGAGAGCGTCCATTTCGAGCGCGCCTGGCTCGACGCGGAGTCGGGCAAGGTCTTCTGCCTGTCGCACGGGCCATCGAGAGAATCAGTCATGCGGATCCACGAGCGGGCGGGACACCCGACCGCCGAGGTCTATGAACTGACGACGGAGGTGGCGTGA
- a CDS encoding DUF1801 domain-containing protein produces MKDTQKSTRSTTATNKASAGFTDEERAAMQERAQELKAASRRGPRADRADGERDVLAKIAEMPESDRAMAERLHAIIKASAPALSPRTWYGMPAYAKDGNVVCFFQSAHKFKARYATFGFSDKANLDEGAMWPTSFALTELTAADEARIGALVKKAVS; encoded by the coding sequence ATGAAGGACACGCAGAAGTCCACCAGGAGCACCACCGCGACAAACAAGGCGTCCGCGGGATTCACCGACGAGGAACGAGCCGCGATGCAGGAGCGCGCCCAGGAGCTGAAGGCGGCTTCGCGCCGCGGCCCGCGCGCGGACAGAGCGGACGGGGAACGCGACGTGCTCGCGAAGATCGCCGAGATGCCGGAATCGGATCGCGCCATGGCCGAGCGGCTCCATGCCATCATCAAAGCCAGCGCGCCAGCCCTCTCGCCGAGAACCTGGTACGGCATGCCCGCGTATGCCAAGGACGGCAATGTCGTCTGCTTCTTCCAAAGCGCGCACAAGTTCAAGGCGAGGTACGCGACGTTCGGCTTCAGCGACAAGGCGAACCTCGACGAAGGCGCCATGTGGCCGACCTCCTTCGCTCTGACGGAGTTGACCGCCGCCGACGAGGCAAGGATCGGCGCGCTCGTGAAGAAAGCGGTGAGCTGA
- a CDS encoding succinylglutamate desuccinylase/aspartoacylase family protein, whose protein sequence is MLKPNRTLAIGRTSAEPGSRATDRISIDLGGPVVDVPVVLLNGARPGPRLGVTAGIHGAEYVSIAALREVAMSLDPAVLSGSLVAVLTANPAAFTARSIYVNPIDGRNLNRVFPGDPAGTPSEQLAAWIFDNVIRPADAFVDMHCGDMNEALASFTGIEETGDPAVDARSLAMAEAYGLGTVLVGPTPGSTTTAAAASGIPAVLGEVGGQGRWPAEDVALHAAGLRRVLRSLGMVDTAPDEPRRPTLRLDHEAWLRSEADGCWEPAVAVGDRVSVGQEVGMVRDVFGAPLQVVRAPLEGVVLFLVTSLAMNVGDPLLAIAG, encoded by the coding sequence ATGCTGAAGCCGAATCGAACACTGGCCATCGGACGCACAAGCGCCGAACCCGGAAGCCGGGCCACGGACCGCATTTCCATCGACCTCGGCGGGCCGGTCGTGGACGTGCCGGTGGTGCTCCTGAACGGAGCGCGGCCAGGACCGCGGCTGGGCGTCACCGCCGGGATCCACGGGGCGGAGTACGTCTCGATCGCCGCACTCCGCGAAGTCGCGATGAGCCTCGACCCCGCCGTCCTGTCCGGGTCGCTCGTCGCCGTCCTCACGGCGAACCCTGCCGCCTTCACCGCACGCTCGATCTACGTCAACCCGATCGACGGCCGGAACCTCAATCGCGTCTTCCCGGGTGACCCGGCAGGAACGCCGAGCGAGCAGTTGGCCGCCTGGATCTTCGACAACGTGATCCGACCCGCGGACGCGTTCGTCGACATGCATTGCGGGGACATGAACGAGGCGCTCGCGTCCTTCACGGGTATCGAGGAGACCGGCGATCCGGCGGTGGACGCACGATCGCTTGCGATGGCCGAGGCCTACGGGCTGGGGACCGTCCTCGTCGGCCCGACGCCCGGATCCACGACCACGGCAGCCGCAGCGTCGGGGATCCCCGCCGTCCTCGGAGAGGTGGGCGGCCAGGGCCGTTGGCCGGCCGAGGACGTGGCCCTCCACGCGGCGGGATTGCGCCGCGTCCTGCGCTCGCTCGGGATGGTGGACACCGCGCCGGACGAGCCACGGCGGCCGACCCTCCGGCTCGACCACGAGGCATGGCTGCGGAGCGAGGCCGACGGGTGCTGGGAGCCGGCGGTCGCCGTCGGCGATCGCGTGAGCGTCGGCCAGGAGGTCGGCATGGTCCGCGACGTCTTCGGTGCGCCGCTCCAGGTCGTCCGCGCGCCGCTCGAGGGGGTCGTCCTTTTCCTCGTGACCTCGCTCGCGATGAATGTCGGAGACCCGCTCCTTGCGATCGCCGGCTGA
- a CDS encoding methyltransferase domain-containing protein, with amino-acid sequence MRTAVRETYRTVGPTDRRVAERFYHPEQLAGLPDETVRMALGVGDPVGRAGLRVGDDVLDLGSGGGIDCLIAARSVAPGGHVVGVDFLAEMITRATYAATVAGLTNARFVEAEIEALPLPDDSFDVVISNGVINLSPRKVRALSEAFRVLRPGGRLAIVDLVLDHDLPPEIQTHPAAWAGCLSGALSETALYKGMRRAGFRDVGIEPSSDFGIGDCALYPLFSDELLGMFRRLVPAERLGRIARSVYVGARKPGPLESLPGRARG; translated from the coding sequence ATCCGCACTGCCGTCCGCGAGACGTATCGCACCGTGGGCCCGACCGACCGGCGGGTGGCGGAGCGCTTCTACCACCCGGAGCAGCTGGCAGGCCTGCCGGACGAGACGGTCCGCATGGCCCTCGGCGTGGGCGATCCGGTGGGCCGTGCCGGTCTGCGCGTCGGCGACGATGTCCTCGATCTCGGCTCGGGCGGTGGGATCGACTGCCTCATCGCGGCGCGGTCCGTCGCGCCGGGGGGCCACGTGGTGGGCGTCGACTTTCTCGCCGAGATGATCACGCGGGCGACGTACGCGGCGACCGTCGCCGGGCTGACGAATGCCCGTTTCGTCGAAGCCGAGATCGAGGCGTTGCCGCTGCCGGACGATTCGTTCGATGTCGTGATCAGCAACGGGGTGATCAATCTCTCGCCACGCAAGGTGCGGGCGCTGTCGGAGGCGTTCCGCGTCCTGCGACCGGGTGGCCGCCTGGCGATCGTCGACCTCGTCCTGGATCACGATCTGCCGCCCGAGATCCAGACCCACCCGGCGGCCTGGGCCGGCTGCCTGTCGGGGGCCCTGTCCGAGACCGCCCTGTACAAGGGCATGCGGCGGGCGGGCTTCCGCGACGTCGGCATCGAGCCATCGAGCGACTTTGGCATCGGAGACTGCGCTCTCTACCCGCTCTTCAGCGACGAGCTCCTCGGGATGTTTCGGCGTCTCGTCCCGGCAGAGCGCCTCGGCCGGATCGCGAGGAGCGTGTATGTCGGCGCCCGCAAACCCGGCCCGCTCGAGTCGCTGCCGGGGCGCGCACGGGGCTGA
- a CDS encoding DUF2791 family P-loop domain-containing protein: protein MHAALRAVRCPLLIGRDDLLVLADRRLDDVTAGRGQFLLLAGEAGIGKTRLLAAIRRRAEARGFVAVAGSVAPQDRDVPASSILDLARSMTRLAPFAELGRRLLDLRDTTMTAEHVQRRRLVMDIVERILDTLPGPTMLSFEDLQWADDVSLEIIAELARRSRDRTLLLTGDYRTEDVASGAGLRDWRARLITQRIAEEVRLVPLTEAETALATTLILDTGLPAPREVSAAVFERTDGIPLHIEELLGALSAEDRADGTAIREATVPDTIEDAVIARIAHRSPEARAAARAGAVIGRCFVPEVLAGIMDLPPDALETPLQELVDHFILDPPGPRGLYDFRHQLLRDALYRTIPASERRRFHARAGEFGAHLEGASEIHASVHYERAGLRRQAFEAALAGAHEATRLSAHREAFGLYRRAVDNMPDDLDHSDRGALLEAYSREAATIEQNGIAEQASRHARAAYLAADRPAKAAEMLIGVLGIWRREARSIAERSRLAATSFDELEVLPDSSEREVARGALFDEWTRIHLDTISVDAARSTIARMRGTATSLGDAVAAIQADAFAATVDVLEGRVAMGLDGIASAAHEAQRAGFEESGVTAFRDAATMAVRTMDYARADRFLSEGLRYADAIEQSHCRHVMGATSALVAWAGADWDDAAATGRQTMADHGCRRAVSMARWAVGYVALGRGDLRTADAELASALSVGEESGAIDLILPPLWGLAEAALLADRPDGAAERCHDALERARAVGERALLTPFVVTGVRAEQAAGRPEGAQAWLAACAEHVSALPAIARPALDHGHGLVALAAGATGVARQALEAALAGWDERGRIWEATWARLDLANCLTRSNRFAEAVVLAAEARAVASRLDSRPLADRADALQRMARGHVATDEPWRPLTTREFAVARLIREGMTNAEIATELAIASKTASSHVEHILAKLGASRRTEIAAWASAVERAPDRRSP from the coding sequence ATGCACGCCGCCCTGAGGGCCGTTCGGTGCCCGCTCCTGATCGGTCGTGACGACTTGCTCGTCCTCGCGGATCGGCGTCTCGACGACGTCACCGCCGGGCGGGGCCAGTTTCTTCTGCTCGCCGGCGAGGCAGGGATCGGCAAGACCCGGCTGCTTGCGGCCATCCGACGCAGGGCGGAAGCCCGCGGATTCGTCGCTGTCGCGGGGTCGGTCGCCCCGCAGGACCGCGACGTGCCGGCATCGTCGATCCTGGACCTCGCTCGCAGCATGACCCGGCTCGCGCCGTTCGCCGAACTCGGTCGGCGGCTGCTCGATCTGCGCGACACAACCATGACGGCGGAGCACGTGCAGCGTCGACGGCTGGTGATGGACATCGTCGAACGGATCCTCGACACATTGCCGGGCCCGACGATGCTCTCGTTCGAGGATCTGCAATGGGCGGACGATGTCAGCCTCGAGATCATCGCGGAGCTGGCGCGACGGTCACGTGACCGCACGCTCCTCCTGACCGGCGACTACCGGACAGAGGATGTGGCGTCCGGCGCGGGCCTTCGGGACTGGCGAGCACGGCTCATCACCCAGCGGATTGCGGAAGAGGTCCGGCTCGTCCCGCTGACCGAGGCGGAGACCGCCCTGGCCACGACCCTGATCCTCGACACCGGACTCCCCGCGCCACGAGAGGTGTCGGCCGCCGTGTTCGAGCGGACGGATGGCATCCCGCTCCATATCGAGGAACTCCTCGGCGCGTTGAGCGCCGAGGACCGAGCGGATGGGACCGCGATCAGGGAGGCCACGGTCCCCGACACGATCGAGGACGCCGTGATCGCCCGGATCGCCCACCGCTCGCCCGAGGCGCGGGCGGCCGCCCGCGCGGGGGCCGTCATCGGTCGCTGTTTCGTCCCGGAGGTCCTGGCTGGAATCATGGACTTGCCGCCGGACGCCCTCGAAACGCCGCTCCAGGAGCTTGTCGACCATTTCATCCTCGATCCTCCCGGGCCGCGCGGTTTGTACGACTTTCGGCACCAGCTGCTGCGCGATGCGCTCTACCGCACGATCCCGGCCTCGGAGCGGCGCCGGTTCCACGCTCGCGCCGGGGAGTTCGGGGCTCACCTGGAGGGAGCATCGGAGATCCACGCATCTGTCCACTACGAGCGCGCCGGGCTCCGCCGCCAGGCATTCGAGGCCGCGCTGGCGGGTGCCCACGAGGCGACGCGGCTGTCGGCACACCGAGAGGCATTCGGGCTCTATCGACGCGCCGTCGACAACATGCCGGACGACCTCGACCACTCGGATCGCGGCGCGCTGCTCGAGGCATATTCGCGCGAAGCGGCGACGATCGAGCAGAACGGGATAGCCGAACAGGCGAGCCGGCACGCGCGAGCCGCCTACCTCGCGGCCGATCGGCCGGCGAAGGCCGCCGAGATGCTCATCGGGGTGCTCGGCATCTGGCGCCGCGAGGCCCGATCGATCGCCGAGCGGTCCCGCCTTGCCGCCACGTCGTTCGACGAACTCGAGGTCCTGCCTGACAGCAGCGAGCGGGAGGTCGCCCGCGGTGCGCTGTTCGACGAATGGACGCGGATCCACCTGGACACGATCTCGGTCGACGCGGCCCGCTCGACGATCGCGAGGATGCGCGGGACCGCGACGTCTCTTGGGGACGCGGTCGCCGCGATCCAGGCGGATGCCTTCGCGGCGACCGTCGACGTGCTCGAGGGCCGGGTGGCGATGGGTCTCGACGGGATCGCGTCCGCCGCCCACGAGGCACAGCGCGCTGGCTTCGAGGAGTCCGGTGTGACCGCCTTCCGCGACGCCGCCACGATGGCCGTCCGGACGATGGACTACGCGCGGGCGGACCGCTTCCTCAGCGAGGGGTTGCGCTACGCGGACGCGATCGAGCAGTCGCACTGTCGTCACGTGATGGGCGCGACGTCCGCGCTCGTCGCGTGGGCCGGGGCGGACTGGGACGATGCGGCCGCGACGGGCCGCCAGACGATGGCGGACCACGGCTGCCGGCGCGCGGTGTCGATGGCTCGCTGGGCGGTCGGATACGTGGCCCTTGGTCGAGGGGATCTCCGAACTGCGGACGCGGAGTTGGCGTCTGCACTGTCGGTCGGGGAGGAGAGTGGCGCGATCGACCTCATCCTCCCGCCGCTCTGGGGGCTGGCCGAGGCCGCGCTCCTCGCCGACCGTCCCGACGGGGCGGCCGAGCGGTGCCACGACGCCCTCGAGCGGGCACGTGCGGTCGGCGAGCGGGCCCTGCTGACCCCATTCGTCGTCACCGGCGTCCGCGCCGAGCAGGCGGCCGGGCGACCCGAGGGGGCGCAGGCTTGGCTTGCGGCCTGTGCCGAGCACGTCTCGGCGCTGCCGGCCATCGCCCGGCCGGCGCTCGATCACGGCCACGGCCTGGTCGCCCTCGCCGCGGGTGCGACCGGCGTGGCGCGCCAGGCGTTGGAGGCTGCGCTCGCTGGATGGGACGAGCGGGGACGGATCTGGGAGGCCACCTGGGCGCGCCTCGACCTCGCGAACTGCCTCACCCGCTCAAACCGGTTCGCCGAAGCGGTCGTGCTGGCCGCCGAAGCTCGCGCGGTCGCCTCCAGACTGGACAGTCGGCCGCTCGCGGATCGGGCGGATGCCCTGCAGCGGATGGCCCGCGGTCATGTGGCGACGGACGAGCCGTGGCGCCCTTTGACGACCCGCGAGTTCGCGGTGGCGAGGCTGATCAGGGAGGGAATGACGAACGCCGAGATCGCCACGGAACTGGCGATCGCTTCGAAGACGGCGAGCAGTCATGTGGAACACATCCTCGCCAAGCTCGGCGCGTCACGCCGGACCGAGATTGCCGCCTGGGCGAGTGCCGTGGAGCGCGCGCCGGATCGCCGCTCGCCGTGA
- a CDS encoding VOC family protein has protein sequence MTGSSTQGIKTVLHPVSDLATAKAVYAALLGVPPQTDESYYVGFEAAGQHIGLVPGGGPQGMTSPVAYWHVPDIEAKLAEVTAAGATVKEPAHDVAWGRLVATVTDPDGNVLGLLQDR, from the coding sequence ATGACCGGCTCTTCCACCCAGGGAATCAAGACCGTGCTGCATCCCGTGTCCGACCTGGCGACGGCCAAGGCGGTGTACGCCGCCCTGCTCGGCGTACCGCCGCAGACCGACGAGTCCTACTACGTCGGCTTCGAGGCCGCGGGCCAGCACATCGGGTTGGTGCCGGGCGGCGGACCGCAGGGCATGACCTCACCGGTGGCCTACTGGCACGTGCCGGACATCGAGGCGAAGCTGGCCGAGGTGACCGCCGCCGGTGCCACCGTGAAGGAGCCCGCGCACGACGTCGCTTGGGGCCGCCTGGTGGCCACCGTCACCGACCCCGATGGCAACGTCCTCGGGCTGCTTCAGGACCGATGA
- a CDS encoding LURP-one-related family protein, translated as MAPDGQTYVLNQKLLSIGGDLWIEDDTGDRVFEVDGKAFSLRRSLELRDPAGETLYTIGQSLAHLHRTFEIKRGGDLVATIEEALFNVIGDHFTVRLVAGDELAVKGDWIDREFHVIRAGSGDSEVIVASRRLISLRDSYGVQVASGFDAALAVAIVVALEQMELEGRRDR; from the coding sequence ATGGCACCGGACGGTCAGACCTATGTCCTGAACCAGAAGCTGCTGTCGATCGGCGGCGACCTCTGGATCGAGGATGACACGGGCGATCGCGTCTTCGAAGTCGACGGCAAGGCGTTCAGCCTCCGCCGGAGCCTCGAACTCCGGGACCCAGCGGGCGAGACGCTCTACACGATCGGTCAATCGCTGGCGCACCTGCACAGGACCTTCGAGATCAAGCGCGGCGGTGACCTCGTGGCCACCATCGAGGAGGCACTATTCAACGTCATCGGGGACCATTTCACCGTCCGACTCGTTGCCGGCGACGAGCTCGCGGTCAAGGGCGACTGGATCGACCGCGAGTTCCACGTCATACGTGCGGGCAGCGGAGATAGCGAAGTGATCGTCGCTTCGCGCCGCCTGATCAGCCTGCGCGACAGCTACGGCGTGCAGGTTGCCTCTGGCTTTGACGCGGCCCTGGCGGTGGCGATCGTCGTTGCGCTCGAGCAGATGGAGCTTGAAGGACGCCGCGACCGGTAG